A region from the Dehalococcoidales bacterium genome encodes:
- a CDS encoding sensor domain-containing diguanylate cyclase has protein sequence KSGVTFDQICWEVINLIPKAWKYSGIACGEIILKGKVFRTDNYQDTKWNLSSDIKMHGIKVGVIKVSYLEKCPKLDEGPFRTEERLLLDVVAERLGKAVEQQETQQIMERSEHWYHLLADNVSDVIWTATMDLKFTYFSPSVTRMRGHTVEEAMAETLDKMLTPTSYIIAMSVLEEELLIEANPHKELNRSRVLELEEYRKDGSSIWVEIKMSFLRDQSGKAVGILGVTRDITKRKLAEETIRQLAYYDTITGLPNRTLLYDRINMAIAQAERNREMLAVLVLDLDRFKDINDRFGHEVGDCLLKHVGTRITDILRKTDTAARMGGDEFVILLLSLTKVEYVSTIAEKITEAFRQPFVIDGQEVICTASIGIATYPHDGKDIDGLIKNADMAMYRAKERGRNRYEFSTKSVLGIVSK, from the coding sequence AAAATCCGGCGTCACGTTTGATCAAATATGCTGGGAGGTCATTAACCTGATCCCCAAAGCCTGGAAGTATTCTGGCATTGCCTGCGGTGAGATTATCCTCAAGGGAAAGGTTTTCAGAACAGATAATTACCAGGACACTAAGTGGAATCTTTCCTCAGATATAAAGATGCATGGGATAAAGGTTGGTGTTATCAAGGTATCGTATTTAGAGAAATGCCCAAAGCTTGATGAAGGACCTTTCCGAACAGAAGAGAGGCTATTGCTGGATGTCGTTGCCGAGCGGTTGGGAAAAGCTGTCGAACAGCAGGAGACACAACAGATTATGGAACGGAGTGAGCATTGGTATCACCTCTTGGCTGACAACGTTTCCGATGTTATTTGGACAGCAACCATGGATCTCAAATTTACCTACTTCAGCCCTTCTGTTACAAGGATGAGAGGTCATACAGTTGAAGAAGCCATGGCGGAAACATTGGATAAGATGTTGACGCCGACATCCTATATTATCGCAATGAGCGTCTTGGAGGAAGAGCTGTTGATAGAGGCTAATCCCCATAAAGAACTGAACCGGTCGCGTGTGTTGGAACTTGAGGAGTATCGTAAAGACGGCTCCTCTATCTGGGTTGAGATTAAAATGAGTTTCCTACGGGACCAGAGCGGGAAGGCTGTAGGAATTCTTGGTGTCACGCGGGATATCACGAAACGAAAGCTGGCAGAGGAAACCATCCGTCAACTAGCCTACTATGACACGATTACTGGCCTGCCCAACCGCACACTGCTATATGACCGTATTAATATGGCAATAGCTCAGGCCGAACGGAACCGGGAAATGCTTGCCGTACTGGTGCTGGATTTGGATAGATTTAAGGATATCAATGATAGATTTGGACACGAAGTAGGGGATTGTCTCCTTAAGCATGTCGGCACACGAATAACAGATATCCTGCGTAAAACTGATACCGCTGCTCGAATGGGGGGCGACGAGTTTGTGATCCTTTTACTAAGCTTGACCAAGGTAGAATATGTGAGCACAATCGCAGAAAAAATTACGGAGGCTTTTCGTCAGCCATTTGTGATAGATGGCCAAGAAGTGATATGCACAGCCAGTATTGGAATTGCGACATATCCGCATGATGGTAAAGATATCGATGGGTTA